The Phoenix dactylifera cultivar Barhee BC4 chromosome 12, palm_55x_up_171113_PBpolish2nd_filt_p, whole genome shotgun sequence genome includes the window ATCATCCGAGTTTAGATTGCCCTAAAATCCAACATAAAATTCTCCACAACATGGAGCCTGATTTCTTGTGGGGCATACAGATGCAAGCTCTTACATAATTACATAAAGTTTTTAGGTAGTTTTGTTCGTTTGCTTATATGGCAGCAAGGAGAGGATTAGTTGTCCCTTTCTGAGCAAACACTAATTTTTTTCAGCAGGCATATCAGGGCTTAATTTGTGGAGCCTTGAACGGTATTAGCTTATCATGCCATCACAAGAGATGGAAGCGTATTGCTGGATATAGCCatctaacattttttttttgtttggtggTACAGCGGTAGTTCACACCTTGTGAATGTGGATgcggccaacaaaatcagaaaacaataaAGCAGATAAAGAGCTCGGGACTCTGTTACGCTCCATCCATGCAAAGCCTCCGGAGTGGTGGGCCAcataggaggcaacccaatcagcTGCGCCATTCACTTCCCTTTAGATATGTGTAGTCTGGTAGGCGACACACTCCTGCAAGAGTCTGTGAATGTCGAGAAGCGATGGCCTACCCTCGCCTGTCCGACCCCGACCccggatccaatcgatcactATCGCCGAGTCTCCCTCAAGGATAAGCTAGTCCGCATCCAATGTCCGTCGAGCAAAGGATATATGGACTCCTTCACCTCCGGGTAGACTCCACATGCTGTATCAATCCTCACTTCCCGCCGCGCCAGAACACTCCTCGTGGGTAAGCAGCCCCAGACTACCTTCCACAAGAATAACACGACACGGGGGTGAATATGTAACCTTCAAATCCAGCTGCCCTCAATCTGCTGAGTCACCGATCCCCCTCTCATGCTCAGTATGTTGCGGGCGCCCACTGTCATCCATCCAATCAGACTCCATATCCTTTTGTCCGCTGCTGCCCCATCGGAATCGGCAAGAAAATCACCCGCTCAGCAAGCTGGTCACCAAACACTCGCCTGCATCACCTTTCAATGGAAACTCAACTTATCATCTCAAACTTGTGGTTATGACTCTTGATCATTTTCTATAGATAATATCTTAAATTAATGTTTGTTTCTCTTGCATCAGTTACTACACAACACATGTATTAAAAAGGAAAATGCAGTCAAATATAAAGGCTTGCTACAAACTTTTATTAATGCATAGATTTGACTCCAGATAACCATAATGTTAACTTGGTCCCATATCAGTTACACTGCCTAGGTCTATGCCTATCCAAGTAGAGAGCTTCAAGTCTAAGATCTCTGCCCCCCTACAAATTACAGTTCATTAGATTAAACAAATAACCAATTGTGTCATGGACTGgttaaataattttttctattttcagtGATTATTATTAATTAAGGATTCGTTTGGTTTATGGGAAAAAGGAGCGGGGGGTGGGGAAGGCGGGGAAGTGTGGCCAACGAGAAAATGGAGAAATATCTTATTTGTTTGGAGTTTAATAAGAGGGATAAAAAAGTAGTTTTTCATAGTAataaaatttggatttttttgcagaaatatcctcttaaatatcaaatttttcataaatacccttccaaaattaatatttgcaaaaagaaacatttataagacGAAAATTCGATATtcgtgcaaatatcaattttgggacggtattcatgcaaaattcgatatttatgaGGATATTTCTGCAAAaaaaaacctatattttttatgCGAACGGGGTCGTTGATCCCGtgattaaaaaaatctaaaaaaataaaattgcaaTATCTACTATATGGTCAACTAATACACATTAAGTAAATTGTTATTTAACAAGCCATGGTGTTTACTAATAGTGGCAAAATAAGAATTCCACCCGACATTCgatatgatttttgttttattggtgaaaacggcaattcatatagctctgaCGTGAGTACATTCTGTCGAATCAAAATAAAGTAAAGAGTATAAGAAAGGAGGTATGTCTCCTACAAATGTCTACGTGATCTCTCCAGAGTGCCAAGCAACAAACAAAATGATTCAGTCTGCTACATTGTTCACCTCTCGAGATGCCTATAAGTATCACGGATAAGAGGGTGACCACCTGGAACTCTCTGTCCGAAGCAACTCCTCCGcacgttctctctctctcttctaagGGACGTCACTCTCGCGCCGCTGAACCTGTCCTTCTCTCTCCTCCACTCATTCGTTCTTCCCAAAATGCCCCCCGGTCCCCCACCGGCCTTCGTTCGGAATACCGAGAGCTCATCAGACTTCGCGCAGGGATGGCCCCTTTTCCACCGGATCAAACGACGCTCCAGGTGCATGCATAGTAACATCTATGCGGAAACAAAAGGAAATTCCGCGGCCGGTCGTGCCATGTTCAGCGGAGCCGAGCTTGATCTATAAAGTTAACCTCAGGCTTCTGCAGCTTGACTTATTTGTCattatttcaaatttaatttaaaCTTGATTTCAAACCAGGCTCGatataaaagtaaaaaatattaattttgataatATTCAATCAAGGTGAAAACAATTCAAGTTTGAATCAAGATTcatcattaattaaataaatttaaaaatatatactaATTagaaacacacaaaaaaaaaacttcagccTAATGATGATCCGCTGTCTATAATTTCACATTACTATATTTCGATCTCCTTTTGTCCATCTAAGATTGATTTGATTAGCTTAAGCTTAATTCAAGCTTTTATCGAGTTAAACTCGCGCTCAAGCTACTCAGCTTATTTGCAATCTTGTATTTGCACACTCCATCTTTTACTATATTTATGTTCAATCAGAAGGAACAAGAGTGTTGACGAGGGGGGTGTATCAGAAGATGCAAGCTTCGTCATCAGAAACCACGAGGGCAGATTGGTAGCGGCAGAGGGTCGGAGGATCGTCTGTAGCTTACGCCGAGCTTAGAGCTGTATGGTAGAGTGTTACATATGCGAGACAAAGACTAGAGATGGGCTGCATCTTCCTTGAGGGTGATTCGACTACGGTGATCGAGTGGATCCGAAGTCAGGATCATGGTGTCGATTCCAAACCGCTGCTTCAGGACATCCATAAACTCTTAGCTGAATGTGGACTATCACGGGCTTTGTATATTTTCAGAAAGATGAATAGCACTAttgattggatggcttcctttgCGGCCCACCACTCTAGGGGCTTTACTTGGGCAGACCCTACATTGGTTTATGTTTTCTTGCTCATGTTTatcttttctgatttagttggCTTTGCTCACATCTATCGTGTGCAGGCTGTCGctgcgcgcacacacacacaagctgttattcataaaaaaaataatatctgaaaagtatgtatatatatatatatatatatatatatatatatatatatatatatatatatatatatatatattgttgccTTAGAAGCTATCTCGAATACGTTTACAGTACCGAAACCGCATAGTGGATTCTATATGCGGGTTGGGAGACGTCCGTTTGCATAGCGATAGGGGTAGGATCGTAGTTTAATTCATCTTCCACGCTAGCTTGTTAGTAGGGGCACAGGCGAGGACAACTGCCCGTCCTTGCCGATAAGATATCGGAAAGATCAGGCTGTACGATCCAAATCGGACGGCTGCAGGGGACGCCCTCACTACaaaaaaatacatattcagCGACTAAGATTCTAGTCGCCGAATAACCATATTTGGTCGCCGAAACCTTTTCGCGACTAGCATATCCTTCGTCGCCGAACCCTAGTCACTGAAAGGTTTTGGCGACCAATATTGTGTGGTCACCTAAGGTACACCAACAACGACCAACATTTGGTTGCCGAAGAAAATTATCAGCGACCAAATCTGTTGTCGCTCATTTCAACACCGACCAAATAGTTGGTCGTGGAAGGTTTGTCTTCCGCTACCAAAAAAATGGTCACTGAATGTCTATCTTCCCCCACCAATAGTTTGGTCGCAGAATGTATTTGAATGCATTGGCAACAAACATTTTTTAGTGGCAGAAAGTATTAACCTGTATTTAATtaacaattcaaattataagcttaatatttatttttgggctcgttccaaattctgtacaaccaacacagcctatccaatatccatattgcacaatacattttctcatccaaatagaagtatacataatgttggagaatccataatcattcattataaatatcatcatCTATAAGTCTAAAGTCAAGCATACCTATTAACCATACATCAcaatgtttcatccataccatatgttaaggtgataatcatcaccaaacacattaaaatgtaaattaaaaatttcaaaaatatctGATCTTGCTATTCATCCAAGTGCCTGCCTATACATCTCCTCTGATGTTAATTGCACACCGGATTGGGAAGATTCTTCTCGCAAGCTCAACATCTTTGACTGTCCATGCAAAGATAACAACAGAATTAAAGGTATATAACCTTACAAAAGCAGAAActgatttaaataattattgagATTTTAGATACCTACATGTTTCACGGCGCAAATAGGATCAATTCACTCTTTATTCTTCTTGGTATgagttttcttatagaattctgaaaattcaaGATTTTCAGAACTATTAAACTCCAGCTGCAAAGTGTAATTTAGATTAGCATATAGccactacaaaataagaaaactagaataactgtcagatctacttgcataaaAGGATTCCAAAAATATACTTGCAGCAAACTAGAATAAAAAATCTACTTGCAGCAAATTGTCTATCTTACAATAGCCAAAACTATCCCATAGACTGTTTCACAGGCAGTTCACTAAAAATATAACCAGTACATACTCAAAAACATATTACCAGTATAGTCATTATTGTAACAAATGACCGAGATCCTGAACAATAATTGTACTCAAACCCAGCTGAGCCTTCTCCAAGTCTGATGGCTATAACCACAAAGACAAAATAAACAGAACAACATCATCTTTACATGAAAACCCAGTATAACTTATAGCAGATATAAACTACTCAATCAGGTGACAAAAATCCAACCTTTAAGTCTTTAATGAACCTATCAAAGTGCAACCTGACACCATGAAGGAGCTCGAGAACAAACTGATTGCTCTGGCAAGGAATCTTGGTCACTTCCTGAGACCCAACCTTGGGCTCTGCAACGCCGAGGCTGAACTTAgccttcttcccctcttttgGTTTCAGAAGGTTGATTTCCAAGAAGTTCCTCAACGCATCGGTCATGAGCCCTAGAAGCCCGCAACAAAATCGAATAAATTTAACTTCGAACCCCAAATGGGCAGCAGATGGGGGGGAAGGTAGGGTTCGGAGCTCACCTTCGGAGATGGCGCTGCATTGGTTCAGGGCATCGAGGGCGGAGGAGAAAGGGTGGAAGGCGACGAGCTTGACCACCTTGCCAAAGCGCGTGAGGTCGAGGACCGAGTTCCGGATGGCCTCGGTGTTCTGGCCGATCTCGTCGAGGCCGTACGCGTGGAAGAGGGTGTAGCCGGAGGCGGATTCAAAGAGGAGGTAGAGCGCCATCGCCCGACGGAGCGAGGCTTTGACGAGGAGAAGGTTGGAATTCTAGGgtttctcctccctctcccctctggTTTTCAGCTAGGGTTTTGGAGGCGCGAGGAAGGAGAAGTGGAGGTAGGGTTTTGAGGAGAAAGGGGAAGGGAGCTAGGTTTTTACGGGCCTCAGTTCTCCTCCCAGTTTCCCGCCAGGAATCTTTAACTCGATCAAGAAGGGGGTTGGGGGGAAGGgcggggttggggggggggggggggggggggcgcggGTTGAGGGGCGGCTGCAgggtttggggggggggggggtggagcGGCTCGTGAAACCGCTTCGTCGTGCAGGGGGTTTGGGATTTTTGTCGAAAATCGGAAAGGAAAGGCCAGCGGGCGTCCCACACAAGCACGTGGCGTCCACCAACACTAACCCTagcaccccaccccaccccaccccttcttttttttcctcttctttttaccTATTTTTCTTTATGGCAGTTTGTCGTGTTCACATTTTTGCAAAGCAAAAAATGCATAGGCTTTTTCTAGACATAAGCATTCCATGGGCGTTGATTCCGTTAAAATGTAGGAATTATGATTAGAAACAATCTTGCTGTGTTTTGTGATTTGGAGGGGGATGGTGTTTTGTGATTTGGGTGGGGCGGGACACTTTGTTCCATTTTGAAATTCttactttttactttttttaatttataattattcaaaaaaaatatttttaatatttttagaattagaaattaaatttggtgacggAAATTTCTGTCAATAATCCGTCACTaccaaaaataatcttttaaaaatttataaacactTGGATTACAATTTTTGTGACGGCTGAATTTGTCACTGTCTGGTTGCAATTTTGGTTACCAGTTTTGTGACAGATACCCCGTCACTACGATGCAGACTAAGTTTTAGGGTCCATCCTACCCGCACATTCTGTGACCGGTCTGTCATTAATCTGTCACAAGTTCATACTACGATGACCAAATTCCTATCTGTCACTACTCCGTCACAAATAGTGACTGATAACGGGCCGTCACTAGTTTTCCGTCACTATATgcttgttttctggtagtgtgtTAAACGGCACCGTTTGAAAATAAACCgttcttttttttaaacttaGAAATTAGCATCTTACAGGGGCTAGTACAACATCGTTCGGTTTTACGGGAACCTTCCACTACCAAAAGTTTGGTCACTAAAAAACTCAAACTTTCTGCCCAATTTTTTCATTGGAAAAAGGCGCTATTCGTAAAAGTTTTCCtggactaaattttttttagtcgctggaggtgaacctttaaggaccaaaatttagtcgccaaaagttttacctccagcccgcgcgaaatattggactcgtgccaacttggtattgctttttcgcgaccaaatatgcatttagtcggtgtaggacaattattcagtaactaacaagaatgttggtcgcagatagccttattttcagcgaccaaactttagtcgccaaacgttttacctccaccccgccaacttggttttgattttccgcgaccaaatatgcatttagtcggtgtaggacaatcattcagtaactaacaaggatgTTGGTCGCAAATAGCTTATTTGCAGCGACCGCTATTCATTTAGTCGCCGAAAGTGGTCGctgaaagtgtattttcttgtagtgcctGCAGTAGCTGGTCACGTGACAGTTACTCAAACGATGCATGAACCGTCCACGGATGGTGCTTCCCACGTTTGCAAGGATTGGGCTTGAAAGGAGACTAAACGTGGGGTTGCCTTCTGACTGGGAAGTTTGTTAGCTCGGCGTGGTATGAGGATCTCTCAGTGTTGTGAGGAATATGCAGATATCGAGGAGACTATGGAGCATGTTCTTCTGCAGTGCCCTAGGGCCCGAGACATATGGAGGAGCTCACCGTCTCCACTACCGGCCTCGGTGATGTTGACGCAGGATCTGATCCATCTGCTGAGAGATTCCATGCGGCGGCCCAGATCTGTTGAGGCAGGAATTTTCGTGGCGTACCTGTCCTACCATatatggttggacaggaatACCGGTATATTTGAGGGGAGGAGGGCGCCTCCGAGGATGGTGGTAGACCGGGCGATGTTGCTTGCGAGGGAGGTTATCGGGGCGGCTGCGGTAGTCACTTCTGGGCTggtcagggacatctggggtgctCATCACGCTGTTTCAGCGCCACGGTTTGC containing:
- the LOC103700351 gene encoding nucleolar protein 56-like; the encoded protein is MALYLLFESASGYTLFHAYGLDEIGQNTEAIRNSVLDLTRFGKVVKLVAFHPFSSALDALNQCSAISEGLMTDALRNFLEINLLKPKEGKKAKFSLGVAEPKVGSQEVTKIPCQSNQFVLELLHGVRLHFDRFIKDLKPSDLEKAQLGLSTIIVQDLGHLLQ